A portion of the Homalodisca vitripennis isolate AUS2020 chromosome 2, UT_GWSS_2.1, whole genome shotgun sequence genome contains these proteins:
- the LOC124354193 gene encoding tether containing UBX domain for GLUT4, translating into MLDMADESLSTNSNPSDEPSAVPEESIHYVGERNAIVFSAAAGEPLPPLELPDDFFDLNKDDVRILFKELKQSREDLENRPLRTKAVRELEDSTSTLSRLNRYTRTVVRVQFPDRMVLQAVFNHSETVQTVLDFVQTFLDHPDVQFYLYTAPPKSILNPSVTLVDAKLTPRALVYFGTDPPQERTTYLRPSLLTSLTSLRLASEAALQYRRKGADEEVKKETEDGIVEVPDETPSCSYQKPNSSTSKKASTSSKVPKWFKK; encoded by the exons AT GTTAGATATGGCGGATGAGAGTCTAAGCACAAATAGCAATCCAAGTGATGAACCTAGTGCAGTACCTGAAGAATCTATTCACTAT GTTGGGGAGAGGAATGCCATTGTGTTCAGTGCTGCTGCAGGAGAACCTCTACCTCCTCTGGAGTTACCGGATGACTTCTTCGATTTGAACAAAGACGATGTCCGAATTCTCTTTAAAGAACTGAAACAAAGCAG GGAGGACCTGGAGAACAGACCGCTGCGTACGAAGGCAGTGCGTGAGTTGGAAGACAGTACCTCTACACTGAGCCGGCTGAACCGGTATACAAGGACCGTTGTACGAGTCCAGTTCCCCGACCGCATGGTTCTACAAGCGGTCTTCAACCACTCAGAGACTGTACAGACCGTCCTTGATTTCGTCCAGACCTTTCTCGACCACCCAGATGTACAGTTTTACCTTT ATACAGCTCCTCCCAAATCGATTCTCAATCCCTCGGTGACACTTGTTGATGCTAAACTGACGCCAAGAGCGCTGGTGTACTTTGGCACGGACCCACCGCAGGAGCGGACCACATACCTCAGACCCTCCTTGCTTACTTCCCTCACAAGTCTGCGGTTGGCATCTGAGGCTGCTCTCCAGTACAG gAGAAAAGGAGCTGATGAAGAAGTGAAAAAAGAAACAGAGGATGGGATTGTTGAAGTGCCCGATGAAACTCCAAGCTGTTCGTACCAAAAGCCAAACTCATCTACTAGCAAAAAGGCATCAACTAGCTCTAAAGTGCCTAAATGgttcaaaaaataa